The following are encoded together in the Thermus neutrinimicus genome:
- the pheS gene encoding phenylalanine--tRNA ligase subunit alpha, whose translation MRELEQEALAAIQEAQDLEALKALRARYLGKKGLLTQEMKALASLPLEERKEKGQILNALKEVIERALEEREKALVEEELKRALERERQDVSLPGVEVFSGGLHPITLMERELVEIFRSLGYQAVEGPEVESEFFNFDALNIPEHHPARDMWDTFWLEGEGHSLPGPLGEEVRGRLLLRTHTSPMQVRYMVAHTPPFRIVVPGRVFRFEQTDATHEAVFHQLEGLVVGEGITMAHLKGAIYELAQALYGPESRVRFQPVYFPFVEPGAQFAIWWPEGRKWLELGGAGMVHPKVFQAVDEYRGALGLPPAYQGVTGFAFGLGVERLAMLRYNIPDIRYFFGGRLKFLEQFRGIL comes from the coding sequence ATGCGGGAGCTCGAGCAAGAAGCCCTAGCCGCCATCCAAGAAGCCCAGGACCTCGAGGCCCTAAAGGCCCTGAGGGCCCGCTACCTGGGCAAAAAGGGCCTCCTCACCCAGGAGATGAAGGCCCTTGCCAGCCTTCCCCTGGAGGAAAGGAAAGAAAAGGGCCAGATCCTGAACGCCCTTAAGGAGGTCATCGAAAGGGCCCTGGAGGAGCGGGAAAAGGCCCTGGTGGAAGAGGAGCTGAAAAGGGCCCTGGAAAGGGAGCGCCAGGATGTCTCCTTACCCGGGGTGGAGGTCTTTTCCGGGGGGCTCCACCCCATCACCCTCATGGAGCGGGAGCTGGTGGAGATCTTCCGCTCCCTGGGCTACCAGGCGGTGGAAGGCCCCGAGGTGGAAAGCGAGTTCTTCAACTTCGACGCCCTGAACATCCCCGAACACCACCCGGCCCGGGACATGTGGGACACCTTCTGGCTAGAAGGGGAAGGGCACAGCCTCCCCGGCCCCTTGGGGGAGGAGGTGAGGGGAAGGCTCTTGCTTCGCACCCACACCTCCCCCATGCAGGTGCGCTACATGGTGGCCCACACCCCCCCCTTCCGCATCGTGGTGCCGGGGCGGGTTTTCCGCTTCGAGCAGACCGACGCCACCCATGAGGCGGTCTTCCACCAGCTGGAAGGCCTGGTGGTGGGGGAAGGGATCACCATGGCCCATCTGAAGGGGGCCATTTACGAGCTGGCCCAGGCCCTCTACGGCCCCGAGTCCCGGGTGCGCTTCCAACCCGTGTACTTCCCCTTTGTGGAGCCCGGGGCCCAGTTCGCCATCTGGTGGCCCGAGGGAAGGAAGTGGCTGGAGCTGGGGGGGGCCGGGATGGTCCACCCCAAGGTCTTCCAGGCGGTGGACGAGTACCGAGGAGCCTTGGGCCTCCCTCCCGCGTACCAGGGGGTCACGGGCTTCGCCTTTGGGCTCGGGGTGGAGCGCCTGGCCATGCTTCGCTACAACATCCCCGACATCCGCTACTTCTTCGGGGGAAGGCTTAAGTTCTTGGAGCAGTTCCGGGGGATTTTATGA
- a CDS encoding DUF5639 domain-containing protein, which yields MELHAADQYLVAPGEAGLLSVYERLSGTRLYPPFPPVELPGGVGGLVERGGFGQTFFFPAEVLGLTFKTPRGRVVRAGGVVVKNVQGYDLVRPFVGSFGLLGQALEVVFRLRPGQASVFLKKPFAGEFPELTPSPRFLFALLEEGRWWLYAFHFGHEKEVARFQEAFGGAEARPLDLRPLFPQGMGVGEGPLRDLRFSWADGGRAPKPPEAFQKLAQAL from the coding sequence ATGGAGCTCCACGCTGCCGACCAGTACCTGGTGGCCCCCGGGGAAGCCGGGCTTCTTTCCGTGTACGAAAGGCTATCCGGCACGCGGCTTTACCCCCCTTTCCCCCCGGTGGAACTCCCCGGCGGGGTAGGGGGGCTTGTGGAACGGGGGGGCTTTGGCCAGACCTTCTTCTTTCCCGCAGAAGTCCTGGGCCTGACCTTTAAGACCCCTAGGGGAAGGGTGGTGCGGGCCGGGGGGGTGGTGGTGAAGAACGTGCAGGGCTACGACCTGGTACGCCCCTTTGTGGGAAGCTTTGGCCTGTTGGGACAGGCCCTCGAGGTGGTCTTCCGCCTGAGGCCGGGGCAGGCCTCCGTCTTTTTAAAGAAGCCCTTTGCTGGAGAGTTTCCGGAGCTTACCCCCAGCCCCCGCTTCCTCTTCGCCCTCCTGGAAGAAGGGAGGTGGTGGCTTTACGCCTTCCACTTCGGCCACGAGAAGGAGGTAGCCCGCTTCCAAGAGGCCTTCGGCGGGGCGGAGGCCAGACCCCTGGACCTTAGGCCCCTCTTCCCCCAGGGGATGGGGGTGGGGGAGGGTCCCTTGAGGGACCTCCGCTTTTCCTGGGCGGATGGGGGCAGGGCCCCAAAGCCCCCCGAGGCCTTCCAGAAGCTTGCCCAAGCGCTTTAG